One window of the Nitrospiraceae bacterium genome contains the following:
- a CDS encoding transglycosylase SLT domain-containing protein, with the protein MRKMLIAAVVFAFLTPVYAQDLDIKTLIANGRIELQKGRYKDAIEMLSQAYEKSPIIGDYILFWLSKAYREQEDFNSSNIKLKELLNRYPDTPLKRKVRAAEIKNNIALGDNYVSIETFESYVKDYPDDQEMKFILAYVYKSQGNYEKSRQFFKNIYIANGGIYSRVAYNEITLSDITVSDLIEKATNLINAMEFKEAESVLREALFKDSNKQYSVVISKKLGNSLFRQRKFKESAEIYDKTGDYYSKAKALYRSGDKQAFDQTLKKLSATNDPKTGAIMLLAANDKKRNNEIDEALAIYKKIKDSYPSEMETALWETGWLYYLRGSYKKASDIFSELYSGYGNVKYLYWQARSFEKEGRDVTDIYKNIVEKNTNYYSMLAGSKIGTFNITSQETSRKIKANFSSTSKIFSSERINLLVELGMKKEAATELSMVAKKTGAPDDVIEVCKKLHETGEYRLPLLLVSRVIDRDAARDILYPLAHWDIIKEASDRYNSDPLVIISIIREESRFDPEARSIAGALGLMQLMPQTAYSIAKKINFTVTKPVHIYDVKTNINLGSYYIGRLVNEFNSLPLAIASYNAGENAVKKWQKANEYKSYDEFIEDIPYDETRNYVKRVLTTYFEYLKLSGEETPPKIF; encoded by the coding sequence ATGAGGAAGATGCTTATAGCAGCAGTTGTTTTTGCTTTTTTGACCCCTGTTTATGCGCAGGATTTAGATATCAAAACCCTTATTGCCAACGGCAGGATTGAACTTCAAAAAGGCAGATACAAAGATGCAATAGAGATGCTTTCACAGGCATATGAGAAAAGCCCGATTATCGGAGATTATATTCTTTTCTGGCTGTCAAAGGCATATCGGGAACAAGAGGATTTCAATAGTTCGAATATAAAATTAAAAGAGCTTCTGAACAGATATCCTGATACTCCATTAAAGAGAAAAGTACGCGCAGCAGAGATTAAAAACAATATTGCCTTGGGAGATAATTATGTAAGCATAGAGACTTTTGAATCTTATGTTAAGGACTATCCTGATGATCAGGAGATGAAATTTATTCTGGCGTATGTATACAAAAGTCAGGGGAATTATGAAAAATCCAGACAGTTTTTCAAAAATATATATATTGCAAATGGAGGCATTTATTCAAGGGTTGCATATAATGAGATAACATTGTCTGATATCACTGTAAGTGATCTTATAGAAAAGGCAACAAATCTAATAAATGCAATGGAATTCAAAGAGGCCGAGTCAGTGCTCAGAGAGGCTTTATTCAAGGACTCAAATAAACAGTATAGTGTTGTGATATCGAAAAAGCTTGGGAATTCATTATTCAGGCAGAGAAAATTCAAAGAGTCTGCCGAGATTTATGATAAGACCGGTGATTATTACTCAAAGGCTAAGGCGCTTTATAGATCAGGTGACAAGCAGGCATTTGATCAGACATTAAAAAAACTTTCTGCTACAAATGATCCAAAGACAGGAGCCATAATGCTCCTGGCAGCAAATGATAAGAAGAGGAATAATGAAATCGATGAAGCACTCGCCATTTATAAAAAAATAAAAGATAGTTATCCTTCAGAAATGGAAACCGCTTTATGGGAAACAGGGTGGCTTTATTACCTGAGAGGTTCTTATAAAAAAGCTTCAGATATATTTTCAGAGCTCTATTCCGGCTATGGAAATGTAAAATATCTTTACTGGCAGGCAAGGTCTTTCGAAAAAGAAGGCAGAGATGTTACGGATATTTATAAAAATATTGTTGAGAAAAACACTAATTATTACAGCATGCTCGCAGGTTCAAAAATAGGCACATTTAATATAACAAGCCAAGAGACATCAAGAAAAATTAAAGCCAATTTTAGTTCTACTTCGAAAATTTTTTCTTCTGAAAGGATTAATTTGCTTGTTGAACTTGGAATGAAGAAAGAGGCAGCAACAGAGCTTTCCATGGTCGCAAAAAAAACAGGAGCCCCTGATGATGTTATTGAGGTTTGTAAAAAACTTCATGAGACCGGTGAATACAGGCTGCCGCTGCTACTTGTTTCAAGAGTAATTGACAGAGATGCAGCAAGAGATATTTTATATCCTCTGGCACACTGGGATATAATCAAAGAGGCATCTGACAGATATAATTCCGATCCTCTGGTTATAATTTCTATTATAAGAGAAGAAAGCCGTTTTGATCCTGAGGCGCGTTCTATTGCAGGTGCGCTTGGTTTAATGCAGCTGATGCCTCAGACTGCTTATTCTATAGCGAAAAAGATAAATTTTACTGTCACAAAACCTGTGCATATATACGATGTCAAGACAAACATTAATCTTGGTTCCTATTATATAGGGCGGCTTGTAAATGAATTCAACTCTCTGCCCCTTGCGATTGCATCATACAATGCAGGAGAAAATGCTGTAAAAAAGTGGCAAAAGGCTAATGAATACAAATCATACGACGAGTTCATTGAAGACATTCCATATGATGAGACAAGAAATTATGTAAAGCGGGTGCTTACAACCTATTTTGAATATCTAAAATTATCAGGTGAAGAAACACCGCCTAAGATATTTTAA
- a CDS encoding cell division protein ZapA — MGSVDVYILGQKYTIKGEEAEEHIKKIASYVDTKIKNIHSNSPNITPLKASILASLEIADELYKIKASQDIISERIEINAELIANLFEK, encoded by the coding sequence ATGGGAAGTGTTGATGTTTATATCCTCGGCCAGAAATATACTATAAAAGGCGAAGAAGCTGAAGAACATATCAAGAAAATTGCATCATATGTTGATACAAAGATAAAAAATATTCACAGCAATTCACCGAATATCACCCCTCTAAAAGCCTCGATACTAGCTTCACTGGAGATTGCGGATGAACTTTACAAGATAAAGGCATCACAGGATATTATCTCGGAACGTATTGAAATAAATGCTGAACTTATAGCTAATCTGTTCGAAAAATAA